DNA from Corynebacterium stationis:
GAAGGCATAGGACAAATCCTCCGTCAGCACTACACCAATGGAGCCCACACGACGCGTACGTAGACTCCTGGCCATCGGGTCCGGCCCCGAATAGCCATGCGCGCGAGCAGCCGTCAAGATGCGCTCGCGCAGCTCAGGAGAGAGCTGATCGGGACGGTTATAAGCATTAGAAACAGTCGTTCGCGAGACCCCTAATTCTGCCGCGAGGGAAGCAAGAGTTTTACGAACCGGACTGCGTTTAACCATGCCCTACACCTTACCGCTCCCACGTAGTTTTACTTCATGATTATGCAGCCGTGGAATGAATGGCCTTAGCACTGCGTTTGAAATATAGGTTTAACCCTTAAGCCATTTTCATTTCATTTTCAGTTGACAATTGTTTTCAATAAGGCAATTATAGAAATTATGCATTTACAGACTTCTCATAAAGCTTCCCGCACTCACCGCGGCCGACGTGTAGCTTTAGCTGCACTAAGCATCGGCGCGCTCGCCTTTGCATCGGCTTGCTCAACGGCATCTTCTGATGAAGCATCTGACAACGGATCAGAAGGCAGCAACGGCTCTGACACCCTGAACATTGTCACTTCGGCATCTATTTGGGGCGATATTGCACAGTCGGTTGCCGACTCAGCGGAAGGCGCGGATGTAGAAGTCACCTCCATTGTTGAAGGCAACAACATGGACCCGCACCACTTTGAACCGACCGCTGCGGACCTGGCACGCGCGGCTGAAGCCGACGTGATTGTTGTGGGCGGCGGCGGATATGACGCCTGGCTCTACGACACCATCGAAGACCAAGACAAGATCATCCACGCCCTGCCGCTGACCGCGCACAGTCACGACCACGGTGAGGAAGGCGAAGAAGGTCACGACCACGACCACGGAGAAGAATCTGCGGAAGCGGAAGAAGCCCATGATCACGACCATGAGCATAACCATGGCGAGGAGGGCCACTCGCATGAGGTCTCGTCCATCGATGGCAATGAGCACATCTGGTACGACCCAACCGCGGTGATGGAAGTAGCGCACGAGATTGCTGAGCACATCAACGAGGTCAACCCAGATGCGCAGGCAAGCGATGAAGAAGTAGTAAACAAGATCTCTGACTTGGATTCACGCCTGCACGCACTGCCTGATGTTACTTATACACAGACCGAGCCGATTGCGGACTACATGCTGGCACACACCGAGATGACTGATGCAACGCCAGAAGGCTACCGCCATGCAACGCTCAGCCACGGTGAACCAGCAGCCGCAGACTTGGCAGCCTTTATCGATGAGCTTAAAGCCGGCGACGTGGATGTGTTGATCTACAACCCGCAGACCCAAACCGATATGACCTCACGGATTCGCACCACCGCGGAAGATGAAGGCATTCAGATTATCGAGATCGGTGAGACTCCCCCGGATAACCAAAACTTCTTTGAATACTTTGAAGAAGTCGTATCCAATCTCGAATCCCTCGAAGCGTAAGATGGTTGGGCTTGTGCATTACCAAAGATGCAAGCCCAACCATCCTTTTGGAGTTTGATGTTAGTTTCTTTTAGCCAGGCAGCCGTTGACCCTTTGTGGTCAGGGCTGGATTTGGAAGTAAAACCTGGCGAGTTCATCGCTGTCTTGGGCCCCAACGGCGTGGGTAAATCCACGCTGCTGGGAACCATCTTGGGCACGCGCCAACTCACCGGCGGAAAGCTGGATGTTAATGCACGCATCGGCTATATCCCGCAGCAGCGTATGTTTGCCCAGCAGCTACCTCTGCGGGCACGTGATTTGGTGTCATTGTCGTTGGCACACGGGGTCATCGGAAAGCGAAGGCCGTCTAAAGCGCAAGTCGATGAGCTTTTGGCCGAAGTCGGCGCCGGAGGAATTGCAGATCGCCGGGTTGGTCAACTTTCCGGCGGGCAGCAGCAGTTAGTACGTCAGGCGCAGGCCTTGGCCAATGATCCGCAGGTAATTCTTGCCGATGAACCCCTGCTCTCGCTGGATCCTGCACGGCAGGCGATGACCATCGACAGGCTGCAGAAACGCCGCCACGACAAGGGCACCGCGACCATTTTTGTCACCCACGGCATCAATCCGGTACTCGACGTCGTCTCCCGGGTGCTGTATCTCGCGCCGCACGGACATGTGCTGGGTTCGGTGGAAGAAGTCATGCGCACCGAGGTGCTCTCGGAGCTCTACGGCGCAAGTGTCAAGGTATTAAATGTCGATGGAAGGATTATTGTCGCCTAATGGATTTTCAGACTTTCCTCGACGATACCGGCTACTTGCTGTCGGTTGACTTCGTGCAGCAGGCGCTGATTGCGTGTGCTTTGCTCGGCGTGCTCTCTGGCGTGATGACGTCGTTGGTGGTGCTGCGGCAGATGTCATTTTCGGTCCATGCCACCTCCGAGCTGGCTCTCATGGGTGCGGCTGCGGCGCTGCTTTTCGGCCTTAATATCGGCTGGGGTGCCATCGCCGGTGCGATTGGCGCCGCTATCGTGTTAGCCGTCCTGGGATTTAGAGGCCAGCAAGACAGCGCCATTGGCGTGGTCATGAGCTTCGGCCTGGGGCTTTCCGTGCTTTTCCTGCACCTGTATCCCGGCAACCCGACTGCGGCAATGACTTTGCTGACCGGGCAAATCGTTGGTGTCTCCAGCGCTTCGGTATGGCTGTTGGCGCTAACTACCATCGTTGTCGTAGCCGCAGTCGTGCTCTTTTGGCGCCCGATGCTCTTCGCATCCGCCGACCCAGTCATGGCGCAGGCCTCCGGCATTCCTATCCGCGCGATTTCTGTACTTTTCGCGGTGCTGGTTGGTCTAGCTGCCGCGCAATCCGTGCAGATTGTCGGCGCGCTGTTGGTCATGGCCTTGCTGATTACCCCGGGTGCGGCAGCCGTGCAGATTACCTCTTCACCGCTGAAGACCGTGCTGTGGTCTGTCATCTTTGCCGAAGTCGCTGCGGTCGGGGGCCTGATTTTATCTCTGGCACCAGGGTTGCCGGTTTCGGTTTTTGTCACCACCATCTCTTTTGCGATTTACCTCGTGTGCCGCGCGGTCGGGGTGCTCAAGAACCGCCGTGCCGTGCGCGACGATATTGCTGCGAAACGCGATAAGGAAGAATTCGCCGCGACCGTCTCCCCGCGGATGGGCAACGCGGATCCTTCACAAATTCATCACACCAGCCACCATGATGAGCACTGCGATCATGTTGATGATTAAGCTTTTATCTCATGGAACAACGCCGGATCACATTTCAAGACACCGAACGCCGCTACGTTCTTATTCCGCCGGAGAACCCCGAAGACGGCCCGCAGGATCTGCTGCTGGTCTTTCACGGTTCTTTGCAGTCGCCGAATGTGATCCGACGTTTTACTGATTTCACCTTTGATGCTCTGGCTAGCTGCAACACTATCGTTGCCTATCCCGGTGGAATCAAGAACCACTTCAATGATGCCCGCAAGCACCTGCCGGAGGTCACGCGTGAGCTGGGCACTGACGATGTTGGTTTTACCCACGCAATCATTGATGAGCTGAGGCAAAAGTTCAACATTGGCCGGATCTTCGCCTGCGGGTATTCCAATGGTGGGCAGATGGTGCTGCGCTTGCTTTTCGATGCCCCCGGGCTTCTCTCCGGGGCCGCCTTATTTGCCGCAACTTTGGCTGCTGGCGAGAACCTCGCCCCAACTAATCCGGTCGAGGCCTATCAGCCCACGCCGTTGTTGATGATTCACGGCACCTTGGATGACAAGGCGCCTTATGAGGGCGGCATGGCCGGTATTCACGCCAAGCGCACCCGCGGCGAGGTCCTCTCAGCGCCTGCTACTGGCGCCTACTTTGCCGAGCGCAACGGCGCTGGCGCACCGCAGACTAGCAATCCTTACCCCGATGTAGAAATTACAACCTGGCCGGGTGACAACCGCGTGGAGCTGTGGACTGTGCAAGACATGGGCCATGTTGTGCCTTCTGGAAAAGAACTCGACCCCCGCTTGGGAAAGAACACTGATTCTTTCACCGCAGCAGAGGTCGTAGCGGAATTCTTCGAGCTAACCTAGCCCTTCCGGTTTTGCGCATGACTAATTAGCAGGTGTGCCGCGCCTTTTTGGGGCGCACCTACTTCATGGGTGTGGAAGCACTGGTCGAGGCGATTAGATGAGGTCCATCGCCCCCATGCTGCTCACGTGGTGGGTGTTGCCCACAAGTTTTCCGCCTGGGGTGTGCAGGCGGACTTTACCGCGGTGTCGGCGCATCCTGCCGCGCTTGGGTTTACCCGGACTTGGTCGTTTCCGTTTCTTGCGCGGGCCGTCATCGTCATTGACACCGTTGTGATACTTGCACAGCATCGTCAGATTCGATGGCTTGGTATGCCCACCGTGTTTGTGTGCGTCGATGTGGTGGACCTGGCATCTATCGGCTGGTACGTTGCAGTCTGGCCACGGGCACACCAGGTTTTCCGCCATGGCCAAGGTGCGCAGCTTCTCTGATGCGAAACGGGCTTCGTAGAGATTCACCGGGCCGGCGGTGGGGTGGAAAAGACCGACATAGAGCTTGTCACCAAGGGAGCCGGCCATCGCAGCGTTGATGAATTCAGCGCGCGTCATGGTCGTGCCGTCGGATAAAGCAACAATGACGTCCTCGCCTTTGCCGCAGGAAACTTTCGCGAAATCATCAAGACCAATAGCAATCACAGTGCGGTATTCCGGCTTGATAAGCCCAGTGCCGTTGCCTTCGATTAAATCCCAGAAGGGTTCTAACAAGGCTTCGGAACGAGGTCGGTCATTATCGTTTTCGACAGCGGCGTCAAGCGTCTTTTCTAAATCGGTAATACGACGTTGGGTATCGGTAATACTAATGGTGCGCAGGCCATCAATGACTCGGCCGACACGTACGCCCGGTTTCTTCTTGGTGTCGCCGCCTTCTTCCCTGACGCGCTTTTTCGCGTAGGCTTCGACTTCCTCGAGGCTGCCTTCGCGAGCGATAAGTTCGGCGCGCAGTTTCCAGGCGGCGCCGCGGGCTTTAAGCTTCTTCGCGTGCTTGTTTATCATCAACAAGTGATTGACGCTGAGCTGACGCTCTTCGGCGAGAGCTACCGCTTCGCGTTGGATGCGTGGGGAGTCGCACGGGCTAAAAAGCGTGCTTGCGAGGCGGGTGTAGTTTTTGGCTAAGGAAATTTCAATGCCGTCATCGGCTAAGTCATAGGGTGAGTATTCAGCGCACAGCCGGAGGAATCCGATGCCGTTGCTGGTGAGAAGCTTGAAGGCTTTCATTAATGGGTCCATGACTTCGACACTAAAAGCCTATGCAAGTCTTGGCTAGTGCAACAAGAAAAACCTGTGGATAACTACGTTGACACGTCACGCAGACGGTCAAGTTATCCACAGGCGAGGCATTTTAGCCCTGGGAAAGCCGGTTCGGCTTTCTAAGGCTTGTGCAAGAAGCTTTAGCTTTCTTGTGCGGCGACGCGGCGCTGGCGGGCGAACTCCGAGAGAACCGCGCCGGCGGCGACAGAAGCGTTGAGGGATTCTACCCAGCTGGTCATTGGGATGGACATGATAACGTCGCAGTTTTCTTTGACCAAACGCGAGATGCCCTTGCCTTCAGAACCGATGACAATAACAACTGGGTCTTTGCCGCCCTTGTAGGTATCCAGCGTGTGCTCACCGCCGGCATCCAGACCAACGACCTGGTAGCCGTTCTTCTGGAATTCCTGCACGGTGCGGGTCATGTTGGTCTCACGCGCAACGGGCAGACGCGCTGCGGTACCCGCGGAGGTACGCCATGCTACTGCGGTCACGGATGCTGAGCGACGCTCTGGGATAATCACGCCATCGCCGCCGAAAGCAGCAACGGAGCGGATAACCGCGCCTAAGTTACGTGGGTCGGTGATGTTGTCCAAGATAACGAACATGCCTGGTTCTGGCTTGTCGGCTGCCCGCGCAATCAAGTCATGCACATCGGCGTACTTGTACGGCGGAATCTGCAAGCCAATGCCCTGGTGCATGCCGTTGCCGGTCATCTGATCCATGGCGTGGCGCTGTACTTCCAAGATAGGAAGGTTGCGCGCATTCGCGATGGCTACGGCTTCGGACAGGCGTTCATCGTTACGCGTGCCCTGCACGATGTAGAGGCTGGTTGCAGGAACCTTCGCGTGCAGGCACTCGATGACCGGGTTGCGGCCAACGACCATCTCCGCGGTTTCCTTCTCGTGGCGTCCGGAGTCGCGGCGTTGGCGCTGCAGCTTCGCCTTGTGCTTAGCGTGGTAAACGCGGTCCTCTGCCTTTGGCGTAGGCCCCTTGCCTTCAAGCCCTTTGCGGCGCTGGCCGCCGGTGCCTTTCACAGCACCCTTCTTATTGGTTTTACGG
Protein-coding regions in this window:
- a CDS encoding HNH endonuclease signature motif containing protein gives rise to the protein MDPLMKAFKLLTSNGIGFLRLCAEYSPYDLADDGIEISLAKNYTRLASTLFSPCDSPRIQREAVALAEERQLSVNHLLMINKHAKKLKARGAAWKLRAELIAREGSLEEVEAYAKKRVREEGGDTKKKPGVRVGRVIDGLRTISITDTQRRITDLEKTLDAAVENDNDRPRSEALLEPFWDLIEGNGTGLIKPEYRTVIAIGLDDFAKVSCGKGEDVIVALSDGTTMTRAEFINAAMAGSLGDKLYVGLFHPTAGPVNLYEARFASEKLRTLAMAENLVCPWPDCNVPADRCQVHHIDAHKHGGHTKPSNLTMLCKYHNGVNDDDGPRKKRKRPSPGKPKRGRMRRHRGKVRLHTPGGKLVGNTHHVSSMGAMDLI
- a CDS encoding alpha/beta hydrolase family esterase, encoding MEQRRITFQDTERRYVLIPPENPEDGPQDLLLVFHGSLQSPNVIRRFTDFTFDALASCNTIVAYPGGIKNHFNDARKHLPEVTRELGTDDVGFTHAIIDELRQKFNIGRIFACGYSNGGQMVLRLLFDAPGLLSGAALFAATLAAGENLAPTNPVEAYQPTPLLMIHGTLDDKAPYEGGMAGIHAKRTRGEVLSAPATGAYFAERNGAGAPQTSNPYPDVEITTWPGDNRVELWTVQDMGHVVPSGKELDPRLGKNTDSFTAAEVVAEFFELT
- a CDS encoding metal ABC transporter ATP-binding protein, whose protein sequence is MLVSFSQAAVDPLWSGLDLEVKPGEFIAVLGPNGVGKSTLLGTILGTRQLTGGKLDVNARIGYIPQQRMFAQQLPLRARDLVSLSLAHGVIGKRRPSKAQVDELLAEVGAGGIADRRVGQLSGGQQQLVRQAQALANDPQVILADEPLLSLDPARQAMTIDRLQKRRHDKGTATIFVTHGINPVLDVVSRVLYLAPHGHVLGSVEEVMRTEVLSELYGASVKVLNVDGRIIVA
- a CDS encoding metal ABC transporter solute-binding protein, Zn/Mn family, with the translated sequence MHLQTSHKASRTHRGRRVALAALSIGALAFASACSTASSDEASDNGSEGSNGSDTLNIVTSASIWGDIAQSVADSAEGADVEVTSIVEGNNMDPHHFEPTAADLARAAEADVIVVGGGGYDAWLYDTIEDQDKIIHALPLTAHSHDHGEEGEEGHDHDHGEESAEAEEAHDHDHEHNHGEEGHSHEVSSIDGNEHIWYDPTAVMEVAHEIAEHINEVNPDAQASDEEVVNKISDLDSRLHALPDVTYTQTEPIADYMLAHTEMTDATPEGYRHATLSHGEPAAADLAAFIDELKAGDVDVLIYNPQTQTDMTSRIRTTAEDEGIQIIEIGETPPDNQNFFEYFEEVVSNLESLEA
- a CDS encoding metal ABC transporter permease — protein: MDFQTFLDDTGYLLSVDFVQQALIACALLGVLSGVMTSLVVLRQMSFSVHATSELALMGAAAALLFGLNIGWGAIAGAIGAAIVLAVLGFRGQQDSAIGVVMSFGLGLSVLFLHLYPGNPTAAMTLLTGQIVGVSSASVWLLALTTIVVVAAVVLFWRPMLFASADPVMAQASGIPIRAISVLFAVLVGLAAAQSVQIVGALLVMALLITPGAAAVQITSSPLKTVLWSVIFAEVAAVGGLILSLAPGLPVSVFVTTISFAIYLVCRAVGVLKNRRAVRDDIAAKRDKEEFAATVSPRMGNADPSQIHHTSHHDEHCDHVDD
- the rlmB gene encoding 23S rRNA (guanosine(2251)-2'-O)-methyltransferase RlmB is translated as MARTHGRGGAGPRKTNKKGAVKGTGGQRRKGLEGKGPTPKAEDRVYHAKHKAKLQRQRRDSGRHEKETAEMVVGRNPVIECLHAKVPATSLYIVQGTRNDERLSEAVAIANARNLPILEVQRHAMDQMTGNGMHQGIGLQIPPYKYADVHDLIARAADKPEPGMFVILDNITDPRNLGAVIRSVAAFGGDGVIIPERRSASVTAVAWRTSAGTAARLPVARETNMTRTVQEFQKNGYQVVGLDAGGEHTLDTYKGGKDPVVIVIGSEGKGISRLVKENCDVIMSIPMTSWVESLNASVAAGAVLSEFARQRRVAAQES